One Cyanobacteria bacterium QS_8_64_29 DNA segment encodes these proteins:
- a CDS encoding cobalamin/Fe(3+)-siderophore ABC transporter ATP-binding protein, producing the protein MNRLETQNLTLGYGRSPVIRDLALAVPSERITVLVGPNGCGKSTLLKGLARLLKPHGGTVYLDGGDIFRRSTQAVAKRLGILPQSPIAPEGLTVRDLVAQGRYPYQSWLQQWSSQDERMVAWALELAGMQEFAHRPLEQLSGGQRQRAWVAMVLAQDTEILLLDEPTTFLDLAHQMEVLDLLAELNVQQQRTVVMVLHDINQAARYSDYLVAVRDGQIYAQGLPERVMTEQTVRAVFSIDARIVPDPVAGTPMCVPIGRRAVAARR; encoded by the coding sequence ATGAACCGGCTCGAGACGCAAAACCTGACCCTAGGCTACGGCCGCTCGCCCGTCATTCGCGATTTGGCACTAGCGGTGCCCAGCGAGCGCATCACGGTCCTGGTGGGGCCCAACGGCTGCGGCAAATCCACCCTGCTCAAGGGGCTGGCCCGCTTGCTCAAGCCGCATGGCGGCACGGTTTATCTGGATGGGGGCGATATTTTTCGGCGCTCCACCCAGGCAGTCGCCAAGCGCTTGGGCATTTTGCCCCAGAGCCCTATTGCCCCGGAGGGGCTGACCGTGCGGGATTTGGTCGCCCAGGGGCGCTACCCTTACCAGAGCTGGTTGCAGCAGTGGTCGTCCCAGGACGAGCGCATGGTGGCTTGGGCGCTCGAGCTGGCCGGCATGCAGGAATTCGCCCATCGTCCGCTGGAGCAGCTCTCGGGCGGGCAGCGCCAGCGCGCCTGGGTAGCCATGGTGCTGGCGCAGGACACCGAAATCCTGCTGTTGGATGAGCCCACAACCTTTTTGGATCTGGCCCATCAAATGGAGGTGTTGGACCTGCTGGCCGAGCTCAACGTCCAGCAGCAGCGGACGGTGGTTATGGTGCTGCACGACATCAACCAGGCAGCCCGCTACAGCGACTACCTGGTGGCCGTGCGCGACGGGCAAATTTACGCCCAAGGCCTGCCCGAGCGCGTCATGACCGAGCAGACCGTCCGCGCCGTTTTTAGCATCGATGCCCGCATCGTGCCCGATCCGGT
- a CDS encoding chlorophyll a/b binding light-harvesting protein, which translates to MAASTASALSPAQDPDRAPWWAGNARLIHHSGRLLGAHVAHAGLIVFWAGAMTLFELSQFDPAQPMYEQGLILLPHLAAQGWGIEAGGEIGSTYPYFAIGTLHLISSAFLGAGGVYHALYGPAELERRFPFFGYSWSDGNKMTTILGIHLILLGIGAFLLVAKAMAFGGLYDPSVSDVRVVSDPTLNPAPIFGYLVDASGRNWLAGVDNLEDLVGGHVWIGILLVLGGVWHVLTQPFGWAKRVLVWSGEAYLAYGLGGLALMGFVATYFVAVNTTAYPEAFYGPPLTVKFNIVPYFAHADLDYVTARTWLANAHFWLAFFLLQGHIWHALRAAGFDFRRGRRTAEAAQ; encoded by the coding sequence ATGGCAGCGAGTACGGCCAGCGCGCTCTCGCCCGCGCAAGATCCCGATCGAGCCCCCTGGTGGGCGGGCAACGCGCGCTTGATCCATCACTCAGGCAGGCTGCTGGGCGCGCACGTGGCTCACGCCGGGCTGATCGTCTTTTGGGCCGGGGCCATGACGCTGTTTGAGCTCTCGCAGTTCGACCCGGCTCAGCCCATGTACGAGCAGGGCCTGATCCTGCTGCCACACCTGGCTGCCCAGGGGTGGGGCATTGAAGCTGGCGGCGAGATCGGCAGCACCTACCCCTATTTCGCCATTGGCACGCTGCATCTGATCTCGTCCGCCTTTTTGGGCGCTGGCGGCGTTTACCACGCCCTGTACGGTCCGGCCGAGCTGGAGCGGCGCTTTCCCTTTTTTGGCTACAGCTGGTCCGATGGCAACAAAATGACCACCATCTTGGGCATCCATCTCATCTTGCTGGGGATAGGGGCCTTTCTACTGGTTGCCAAAGCGATGGCCTTCGGCGGCCTCTACGATCCCAGCGTTAGCGATGTGCGGGTCGTGAGCGACCCCACGCTCAACCCGGCGCCCATTTTCGGGTATTTGGTCGATGCCTCAGGCCGCAACTGGCTCGCGGGCGTTGACAACCTCGAAGATCTGGTCGGCGGGCACGTCTGGATCGGCATCCTGCTGGTATTGGGCGGCGTTTGGCACGTGCTGACGCAGCCTTTTGGTTGGGCCAAGCGCGTGCTGGTCTGGTCCGGCGAGGCCTATTTGGCCTACGGCCTGGGTGGGCTGGCCCTAATGGGCTTTGTCGCGACCTACTTTGTCGCCGTCAATACCACCGCTTATCCGGAGGCGTTCTACGGACCGCCCCTAACGGTCAAATTCAACATCGTTCCTTACTTTGCCCACGCTGACCTCGACTACGTCACGGCCCGCACCTGGCTGGCCAACGCCCATTTCTGGTTGGCGTTCTTCCTGCTGCAAGGCCACATCTGGCATGCCCTGCGGGCCGCCGGGTTTGACTTCCGCCGGGGCCGGCGCACAGCCGAGGCTGCCCAATAG